GATTGTGGTTGGAGCAGTTCCAAAACTAAAGGAATCACTTCCTTGGCTGAGCGTCGTGAACCATGAACCTCATCAAGATTTGCAAAAAGATCCTGATAATATTCGTTTGAACCTTGTTTGAAGTCGCTGTTTTGAGAAGAAAATAACTTCACTTGTACCTCTTCAAAAGTTGGTGTACATAAAGAAAGTTTTTAAGTCCTAGATTTTGGTCATTCTACGTATCCAGAAGCCAATAATGCCCAAAAACAATAAACCTGTTACGCCCGCGAGGGGATTTTTGTCAATACCAGTAACCCAGTCAGGAACTTGACCAGAATATTGCACGAGCTGTCCCACATTGATGATGTAGTAACCCCAAATCGAACCGGCATGAATACCAATCGGTAGACCAAGACGACCCTTACGGTATCGCTTCGCCCAAACTAGTGTCAATCCCAGCAGTAATAAACCTGGAAATTGCGGCAACGTTCGCAGCATTTCTCCTAATGGCTTGATAAAATGCAGCAGCGCAAATAAAAGGGCATTTGCCCAAAGTGCGATGTGGGGACGATAATCTCGCTCTAACTCATCTAGCAACCAGCCTCGGAATAACAATTCCTCCGCAAAACCGTAGCCTAGACCTATAACTAACCCCTCTAAAATCAATTTGGGTAAAAAAATAGCAGGTTGTCGCCACAGTAACCAACTCTGCCACGCTTGTAC
This window of the Chroococcidiopsis sp. CCMEE 29 genome carries:
- a CDS encoding type II CAAX endopeptidase family protein yields the protein MKFNLSSIAHYSAPIRLGIFVLALLLLWLPVAAPIYWLVHDQNSINILTLPLLYGEFILLVQLWGKHVYLQPQLLRHYGLKRTRRNCLELLLGLSTGIIMLLSLFLVQAWQSWLLWRQPAIFLPKLILEGLVIGLGYGFAEELLFRGWLLDELERDYRPHIALWANALLFALLHFIKPLGEMLRTLPQFPGLLLLGLTLVWAKRYRKGRLGLPIGIHAGSIWGYYIINVGQLVQYSGQVPDWVTGIDKNPLAGVTGLLFLGIIGFWIRRMTKI